TCCTCCAGGTGCTCTACCTGGTCTTCAACGAGGGCTACACGGCCGCCGCCGGCGCGGACCTGACCGCGCCGCAGCTCTCCGACGAGGCGATCCGGCTGACCCGGAACCTGCGCCGGATGCTGCCCGAGGACGCCGAGGTGGCCGGACTGCTGGCCCTGATGCTGCTGATCGACGCCCGCCGGGCCGCCCGCACCCGGCCGGACGGCACCCTGGTTCCGCTGGCCGAGCAGGACCGCACCCGGTGGGACTCCGCGCGCATCGCCGAGGGCGTGGCGCTGCTGACCGAGACCCTGCCCCGGGGCCGGGTCGGCCCGTACCAGCTGCAGGCGGCCATCGCCGCCGTCCACGCGGAGGCCGGGGAGGTGGACGCCACGGACTGGCCGCAGATCCTCGGCCTGTACGACCTGCTGGAACGCCTCGCACCGAACCCGGTGGTGACGCTGAACCGGGCGGTCGCCCTCGCCATGGTGCGCGGCCCCGAGGCCGGGCTGGAGCTGCTCGCCACCCTGGAGGACGACAAGCGCACGGCCAGCCACCACCGGCTGTACGCGACCCGGGCACACCTGCTGGAGCTGCTCGGCGAGCACCCGGCCGCCGCGGAGGCCTATCGCGAGGCCGCCCGCCGTACCGCCAGCGCGCCCGAGCGCCGCCACCTGACCGCCCGGGCCGCGGCCCTGGAGGGCGACGGCTAAGGACCGGGCCGGGACGGGGCGTGCCCGGAAGCCCGGCCGGACCGACACGCCGTCGCCGCCGTCCGCCCTTCCCGGCCCGCGATGGCGGACGATCGAGCCGGTCGGCCTGATCGCCCCGCCGTACGGCGGCGGAGCGGCGCGAGTGTGGGAGGTCCACGATGGCGGAGCATCCGGTGGTCGGATATCTCGTCTGGGCGGTCCTGTTCGGGGCGATCTTCGCCTGGGAGGGGTTGGCGCTGGCCCTCCCGGACCGGGGCATCCCGACGCTGAGCGACGCGGCGCGGGCGGTGATGCGCTACCCGGTCGGCCGGTGGGCGCTGTTCGCGCTCTGGCTCTGGCTGGGCTGGCACTTCTTCGTCCGGGGCTGGCACTTCCTGCTGCGCAGCGGCGGCTGACGTGGAGCCGCCCGGCCCCTTGCTGACCACCGGGGTGAACCTCACCCTGATGCTGTCGGGGTACCTGCTGGTGATGGTGTACCTGGC
The window above is part of the Kitasatospora sp. HUAS MG31 genome. Proteins encoded here:
- a CDS encoding RNA polymerase sigma factor; the encoded protein is MSVAPRSEDLLRELAPQVLGALVRRYGQFDACEDAVQEALLAAALQWPSEGVPANPRGWLVTVASRRLLDQVRSEAARRRREEAIAVATPQAELLGRPADADPAADRDDSLTLLFLCCHPSLSGPSQVALTLRAVGGLTTAQIAAAFLVPEATVAQRISRAKQGIRTSGLPFRMPDPAEHGARLQAVLQVLYLVFNEGYTAAAGADLTAPQLSDEAIRLTRNLRRMLPEDAEVAGLLALMLLIDARRAARTRPDGTLVPLAEQDRTRWDSARIAEGVALLTETLPRGRVGPYQLQAAIAAVHAEAGEVDATDWPQILGLYDLLERLAPNPVVTLNRAVALAMVRGPEAGLELLATLEDDKRTASHHRLYATRAHLLELLGEHPAAAEAYREAARRTASAPERRHLTARAAALEGDG
- a CDS encoding DUF6186 family protein: MAEHPVVGYLVWAVLFGAIFAWEGLALALPDRGIPTLSDAARAVMRYPVGRWALFALWLWLGWHFFVRGWHFLLRSGG